The Streptomyces vinaceus genome contains the following window.
CGCAGTGCGGTCGCGCCGATGCGCTGCTTGGCCGCGCCCCAGATGGCGATGCCGAGGCAGAGGAGGATCGCGACTGCCATGACCACCTCGATCATGACCTTCGCCTCGTTGCCGAGACTGCCGAACGGCCCCCAGTTCGGGGCGATTCCGCCGATGATGGTGGTGATGTCGCCCTTTTCGGCTGCCAGGATCATGTAACTCACCGCCCCTGTATGGGTAGTTCCGGTAGCCCGTGCCCGACGGCAGGGGTCACGCACTATCTTCGCTGATGAAACCGCCGTCGTACGTCGACTTGACGGCTCTCTTTACCCGATCTCCCGCCCTTTGTGCCGCTCGCGCGCTCTGACCTGGGCACGGGCGGCGGGTGCGCGGGAGAACATATGGTCACTCTGTGTATCACGGGGGGTGACCCCGGGCAATGATTGCCCTCTCGGCGTGCGGGGGGCCGCTCGGGTGGCCGCCGTTCGGCGCAGTGTGCGGGCGTGTCGTTGGGCCGAGCCGCTGACGTTGGTCCGACATTCCGTCAGTCGTTCCATTGCCGTGGCGTGTTGCGGGAGATGCTCCAGCCCGTTCGGTAGGACGACGCAAGGAGTGCACGGATGGGTTCCGCAGTGAAGGTCGGTCGGCGCGCGTGGCTTGCCGGTGGTTTCGCAGTTCCGCTGGCGATCGCGCTCGCGGGCGCCTCGGTTCCGGCGATGGCGGCCTCCCAGGGGACGGGCGCGGCGGTCGCGCCGGCCTGGAGCAGCAGCAGGTGTCCTGAGCCGGATGCGCGGACGCTGCCGGCCAAGGCGCCCGGCAAGGCCGCGAAGGCGGCGAAGGCCAAGACGGCGTCCAAGCCCGCGAACCCGTGCGCCGGGCCGAAGGGCGATCGGGGTCCCCAGGGGCCGAAGGGTCCCCAGGGGCCGAAGGGTGACCGGGGGCCGCAGGGGCCCAAGGGTGATCGGGGGCCGCAGGGGCCGAAGGGTGACAAGGGGGCGCACGGTCCGCACGGGCCGTGCGAGGACATCGACACGGCTCTGGCGGCGACGGGCCCCCTGGAGTTCAGCGCGGTGCTGCACCGGGGCAGGACGTACCTGGGCGTACGGGGGATTTCGCCGCTCGGGGCGTACACCTGGAGGGACCTCACCACGCAGCTGAACCCGGGGCACCCGCGGAACGCGTGCGGGGTGTCGGTCAACACCATCGCCAACTACGTGTACGTGAAGGTGCTGACCACCGCGGGTGAGGTGTACGAGAACCAGTGCACGTACACGCCGCAGGCCGCGCTCACCTGCACGGCGGGCTGGACGGCCATCATCAGGCCGTGAGCCGGTGCCGGTAGCGGCGTCTACGCGGACCAGTGGGCGGGGCGGACCAGGGTCGAGGGGATCCTGGTCGCCGCGTCGCCCCGGGCCGCGCCCAGCTGCGGCTGGGTCAGGAAGAGGGCTCCGCGCAGGTCCGCCCCGCTCAGGTCGGCGTCGCGGAAGTCGGCTCCGATCAGGTCCGCGAGGCGCAGGTCCGCGCCGCTGAGGTCGGCGGCGATCAGGTAGGCGCCGCGGAAGTTGGCGCCGCGCAGGTCGGCGCCGGCGAGGCGGGCGCCCATGAGGTCGGCGCCGCGGTGGTTCCTCTTGCGGGCCGGGGCCTTGGCGCGGGCCAGTTCGCTGGCGCGCAGCAGGAGGGTGTTGACGCGGCCGCGCAGGGCGCCGACGTCGAGTCCGGTCAGGGCGTCCGCGTCGGCGGCGGTCCACTGCGCGGTCTCGGCCTGTGCGCGGCGCAGGTCCGCGTGGAGCGGGGCGGCGGCCGGGAGGGCGAGTGCCCCGGTGACGTAGAAGAGCAGCTCGTGCAGTTGCCGCATCACGGGGAAGACCTCGTACATCGCCCCGGCAGTGCCCGGGTGCGCGCGCCAGTCCCGGCCGCCGAAGGTCACCTGGGAGACCTGCTGGCCCGCGCCGAAGCAGTCGAAGACGGTGCAGCCCTGGAAGCCCTTGTCGCGCAGCCGGGTGTGGATGCCGCAGCGGAAGTCCTCCTGGAGGTTCTTGCAGGGGGTTCCGGCGGCCTTGTTCACGGCGAAGTCGGTGGACTTGGCGAAGGGCAGGGCGACGCAGCAGAGCGCGAAGCAGTTCGCGCAGTCCGCCTGCAGGACGGGGAGGGCGGGCAGGCCGGGCGTGGCGGGGGTGGCGGGGGTGGCGGGGGTGGCAGACACGCCTCCATTGTCCCCGGTCCGGGGCGCGGGTCTGGCGGCGCGGGTTACCTGTCGGTAGCGTTCCGGCCATGGCGATCTCCGAGGCGTTCTTCGAGCGGGTCGATGCCGGGCGTTTCCTGGCCACCGAGTACACGCGCGGGCCTTGGGACCCGGGCTCGCAGCACGCCGGTCCGCCGGCCGCGCTGCTCGGGCGGGCCGTGGAGGAGCGGGAGGGGGCCCGCGCCGACATGCGGATCGCGAGGATCACGTACGAGATCCTGCGGCCCGTGCCGATCGGCCCGCTGGAGGTCACCACCTCGGTGCTCCGGGCCGGCCGCAGCACCGAGGTGGTCGAGGCGGCCCTCGCTCCGGCCGGGGGCGCGCCCGTGATGCTCGCGCGGGCGCTGCGGATCCGGGTGGCCGGGGAGGCCGTGCCGGGCGTGGCGCCGGGGCCGCAGCTGTCGCCGCCCGGGGAGGTGGGCCCGACGCCGTTCTTCCCGGTGCCGTGGGAGACGGGCTACCACGCGGCGATGGAGACCCGCTTCACGCAGGGCGCGTTCGTGGAGCTGGGTCCGGGCACGTGCTGGATGCGGATGAAGGTGGCGCTCGTCGCGGGGGAGGAGACCAGGCCGCTGGACCGCGTCCTGGTCGCCGCCGATTCGGGCAACGGGATCAGCTCGGTGCTGGACTTCGGCCGGTACGTGTTCGTCAACAGCGACCTGACCGTGCACCTGCACCGCCACCCGGTGGGCGAGTGGGCGTGCGTGGAGGCCCGTACGAGCGTGGACGCGGGCGGGATCGGGCTGGCGGACGCCCGGCTGCACGACGAGAAGGGGCCCATCGGGCGCAGCGCGCAGAGCCTGTTCGTCGCCCCGCGCCCCTGACGCCGGGCCGCCCGGACGCCTTGGGCGGCGGGTGCGCCCGGTGTGCCCCCGGCCGACGACCGGGAGGACTGGACGCCGGTCTCCTGCCGCGCCGAGGATGGCCGTGCGACGTACGTGGGCACGCACTTCCCGGGCTTCCAAGTGGCCTAGTGGGCCGGGCGACACGAGCGAATCGCACGTGAAAGCGACGGGGATGGGGGAGTGTTGACGGGTGCGCAGATTCTGGATGGCAGGCGGGATCGGGATCGGGCTGTGCCTGAGCTTCCTCGTGCTGATCGTGGTGGGGACGTACTCGGCCGCGGCGGGCCTCGCCGGAGGGGCGGCCGGCGGGCGTGCGCTCGGGCTGGCCAAGGGGGCCGTGCCCGCGAAGTACCAGAACCTGGTGCAGAAGTGGGGCACCCTGTGCCCGGCGATGACCCCGGCGCTGCTCGCCGCCCAGCTGTACTCCGAGAGCGGCTGGAATCCGAGCGCCGTCAGCCCGGCCGACGCCCGCGGCATCGCGCAGTTCATCCCGGGCACCTGGGCCGGGCACGGCATCGACGGGGACGGTGACGGCGACCGCGACATCTGGGACCCCAACGACGCGATCCCCTCGGCGGCTTCGTACGACTGCGAGCTGGCCAAGGACGTGGCGGGCGTGCCCGGGGACGCGACGAGCAACATGCTCGCGGCGTACAACGCGGGGGCGTACGCGGTCATCAAGTACGGCGGGGTGCCGCCGTACCAGGAGACGCAGGGTTACGTGAAGGCCATCACCACCCTGGCGAAGAGCTTCGAGCGGCCCGTCGGGCGGGTGGCGCCCTCGCAGCAGGCGGCCGGGGCGATCTACTTCGCGCAGAAGCAGTTGGGGACCCCGTACCTGTGGGGCGGGAACGGGACGCCGGACCAGGACGGGCGGTTCGACTGCTCGGGGCTGACGAAGGCGGCGTACGAGTCGGTGGGGATCGAGCTGCCGCGCGTGGCCAACGACCAGTACAACGCGGGTCCCCACCCCTCGCGGGGCGAACTGCTCCCCGGCGACCTGGTGTTCTTCTCCGATGATCTGACGAACTCCCGGGCGATCCATCACGTCGGCCTCTACGTGGGCGGCGGCTACATGATCAACGCCCCGTACACCGGCGCCGTGATCCGCTTCGACAAGATCGACACCCCGGACTACTTCGGGGCGACCCGCGTCACCAAGGACGGGGCCGCGGCCCTGCCCGACCGGAGCGCCGACGCCAAGTCCTCGTGACCGCGCCGACCTTGCCCCGCCGCGCCTCGCCGTGCCTCGCGTTGCCCTCCTTGCCCGGCCCTGCCCACCCTGCGTCAACCCCAGGCCCTGAGCTGCGACGACGAGTCTCTCTTCGATAACGTTGCCGTGATCATTCGGTGGAGAGTGGAACGTCCTGTTCAGAACGGGCGTTCCATGGACGCAGGCTTGATCAACGGGGGGGTTCAGGGGCGTACGCAGGCGTGCGCCCGAGGGGAACCGAGCAAGGGCTAAGGGGCCGCATCGCCATGGCTGGACTCACGACCGGTGGGCCGAACGTGGACGTAAGCCTGCTGTACGACATCAACGGACTGGCGCGGCACGCCCCGGCCGGAGTCGACCGGGCCGTCGCCCTCGTCGGCTCGTACGGGATCCCGCTGGCCCTGGTGCTCCTCTTCCTGTGGTGCTGGCACGGTACGCGCCGACAGGACGAGGCCACGGCAGCCGAGTCCTTCGCCGCCCTCGTATGGGCACCGCTCGCCGCCGCGCTCGTCCTCCTCGTGAACGTCCCGCTGCGCGCGTTCGTCGCCCGGCCGCGGCCGTACGCCGCACACAGCGGCCTGGATGTGCTCGCCCCGTACGCGGGACCCGGCGACTTCTCCTTCGTCAGCGGCCACGCCGGCCTCGCGATGGCGCTGGGCGTCGGCCTGTTCATCGCCCACCGCAAGCTCGGGCTCATCGGGATCGGGCTGGCCCTCGCCGAGGGGCTCTGCCGGGTGTACCTCGGCGTCCACTACCCCACCGACGTCATCGGTGGCTTCGCGCTCGGAACCGCCGTCGTCCTGCTGCTCGCCCCGCTCGCGATGGCGCTGCTGACCCCGGTGGTGCGGGCGGTGGCCCGCTCCCCGCGCGCGGGCCGGCTGGTCCGCGCGAAGCGGCGCGCCCTGCCCCGCCCGGTGGACCTCGCGCAGCCGCAGACCCCGCCGCCGGGCTGTCGCCCGCACGAGAGCG
Protein-coding sequences here:
- a CDS encoding collagen-like protein, encoding MGSAVKVGRRAWLAGGFAVPLAIALAGASVPAMAASQGTGAAVAPAWSSSRCPEPDARTLPAKAPGKAAKAAKAKTASKPANPCAGPKGDRGPQGPKGPQGPKGDRGPQGPKGDRGPQGPKGDKGAHGPHGPCEDIDTALAATGPLEFSAVLHRGRTYLGVRGISPLGAYTWRDLTTQLNPGHPRNACGVSVNTIANYVYVKVLTTAGEVYENQCTYTPQAALTCTAGWTAIIRP
- a CDS encoding pentapeptide repeat-containing protein; the protein is MSATPATPATPATPGLPALPVLQADCANCFALCCVALPFAKSTDFAVNKAAGTPCKNLQEDFRCGIHTRLRDKGFQGCTVFDCFGAGQQVSQVTFGGRDWRAHPGTAGAMYEVFPVMRQLHELLFYVTGALALPAAAPLHADLRRAQAETAQWTAADADALTGLDVGALRGRVNTLLLRASELARAKAPARKRNHRGADLMGARLAGADLRGANFRGAYLIAADLSGADLRLADLIGADFRDADLSGADLRGALFLTQPQLGAARGDAATRIPSTLVRPAHWSA
- a CDS encoding thioesterase family protein, with amino-acid sequence MAISEAFFERVDAGRFLATEYTRGPWDPGSQHAGPPAALLGRAVEEREGARADMRIARITYEILRPVPIGPLEVTTSVLRAGRSTEVVEAALAPAGGAPVMLARALRIRVAGEAVPGVAPGPQLSPPGEVGPTPFFPVPWETGYHAAMETRFTQGAFVELGPGTCWMRMKVALVAGEETRPLDRVLVAADSGNGISSVLDFGRYVFVNSDLTVHLHRHPVGEWACVEARTSVDAGGIGLADARLHDEKGPIGRSAQSLFVAPRP
- a CDS encoding NlpC/P60 family protein encodes the protein MAGGIGIGLCLSFLVLIVVGTYSAAAGLAGGAAGGRALGLAKGAVPAKYQNLVQKWGTLCPAMTPALLAAQLYSESGWNPSAVSPADARGIAQFIPGTWAGHGIDGDGDGDRDIWDPNDAIPSAASYDCELAKDVAGVPGDATSNMLAAYNAGAYAVIKYGGVPPYQETQGYVKAITTLAKSFERPVGRVAPSQQAAGAIYFAQKQLGTPYLWGGNGTPDQDGRFDCSGLTKAAYESVGIELPRVANDQYNAGPHPSRGELLPGDLVFFSDDLTNSRAIHHVGLYVGGGYMINAPYTGAVIRFDKIDTPDYFGATRVTKDGAAALPDRSADAKSS
- a CDS encoding phosphatase PAP2 family protein encodes the protein MAGLTTGGPNVDVSLLYDINGLARHAPAGVDRAVALVGSYGIPLALVLLFLWCWHGTRRQDEATAAESFAALVWAPLAAALVLLVNVPLRAFVARPRPYAAHSGLDVLAPYAGPGDFSFVSGHAGLAMALGVGLFIAHRKLGLIGIGLALAEGLCRVYLGVHYPTDVIGGFALGTAVVLLLAPLAMALLTPVVRAVARSPRAGRLVRAKRRALPRPVDLAQPQTPPPGCRPHESDLAA